From a region of the Bombus pascuorum chromosome 17, iyBomPasc1.1, whole genome shotgun sequence genome:
- the LOC132915545 gene encoding proteoglycan 4-like, producing the protein MLIVDEGNFEVSSSTKTTFDVTGSSSFSNAARFSFTVLRKSSMASGDIDNEAESKKTEPSLSPTKKTIERKAISPKTDKENNISIRLSAQKTRKLNPQPKLVRRSKRLPDNPENTEEDLVLIQEENNTQDTTVKENKNMKTTRSPPSPVIPTKNRFEVLQTQETTLPQQQNHTQATSTKESTIQNAIVETIRRKNNEMRIKANRRTTSTVGTPHTQEKSNYTRTNSPLAPPRRPPIPQNQHTHLIKPKEQPPPTKAPREQAQQEQPTNHPTEEQQDAPSPTKAPSYPPTQKEAHTSTYA; encoded by the exons ATGCTTATAGTGGATGAGGGTAATTTCGAGGTGAGTAGTTCGACCAAAACAACATTTGACGTGACCGGCTCCTCTAGTTTCTCTAATGCGGCCAGGTTCAGTTTTACCGTCTTAAGAAAATCATCTATGGCTTCAG gcgaCATCGATAATGAAGCAGAAAGCAAAAAAACGGAACCCTCCCTAAGCCCAACAAAAAAAACCATTGAAAGAAAAGCAATCTCGCCAAAAacggacaaagaaaacaacattagCATAAGACTTTCCGCGCAAAAAACGCGGAAACTCAACCCACAACCAAAGCTAGTGAGAAGGTCCAAAAGACTACCAGACAACCcggaaaacacagaagaagatctcgttctaatccaagaagaaaacaatacaCAAGATACCACCgtcaaagaaaacaaaaatatgaaaactaCAAGAAGCCCTCCCTCACCAGTGATACcaacaaaaaacagatttgaagtGTTACAAACACAGGAAACCACCTTACCGCAACAACAGAATCACACTCAAGCAACGTCAACAAAAGAATCAACAATACAAAATGCGATCGTGGAAACCATAAGAAGgaagaacaatgaaatgcGAATCAAAGCAAACAGGAGGACTACGTCCACAGTGGGAACACCACACacccaagaaaaatcaaactaCACACGAACAAACAGCCCCCTCGCCCCACCTAGGAGGCCGCCGATACCACAAAATCAACATACTCATCTGATCAAACCAAAAGAGCAACCCCCACCGACAAAGGCACCGAGGGAACAAGCACAACAGGAACAGCCCACCAACCACCCTACAGAGGAACAACAGGACGCCCCCTCACCCACAAAAG CTCCGAGCTACCCTCCTACCCAAAAGGAGGCTCATACCTCGACATATGCCTAA